One genomic region from Sphingobacterium sp. UGAL515B_05 encodes:
- a CDS encoding AraC family transcriptional regulator translates to MNSMVSASTLQHDEVIFKEIIGQENYNKTISCTNFLIVLFIRGSGTHYVDSFAYPIRNKQLHFLFPGQVHHWQTGPETIARKIVVGKKLFDSFSRVAEFYFTQNNLRPTFALSDSLFDMVNREMDRIQLDLLENETNGNWADIIALRIEILSSIIRKEAGIYLAQNPGNGQRDIIEAFCELVDIHFKSQQRVAWYADHLNLSSNYLNTLCQNQLKTTASNVILQRKLREAKQQLRFSTQSIQSIGFDLGYETSAAFSTFFRKQTGDSPRVYRKQ, encoded by the coding sequence ATGAATAGCATGGTATCGGCCAGTACTCTTCAACATGATGAGGTTATTTTTAAAGAAATAATTGGTCAGGAAAACTATAATAAAACAATCAGTTGCACTAATTTCTTAATCGTTCTATTTATCCGCGGGAGTGGGACACATTATGTAGATTCATTTGCTTATCCAATTCGAAACAAACAATTACATTTTTTATTTCCGGGACAGGTTCACCATTGGCAGACAGGCCCTGAAACTATCGCCCGAAAAATTGTGGTTGGAAAAAAGCTGTTTGATTCATTTTCACGTGTCGCTGAGTTTTATTTTACCCAAAATAATCTACGCCCCACATTTGCGCTTTCAGACTCCCTTTTTGATATGGTCAATCGAGAAATGGATCGTATCCAACTTGATTTATTGGAAAATGAGACTAACGGAAATTGGGCCGATATTATCGCACTAAGAATCGAAATTTTGTCTTCCATCATACGAAAGGAGGCCGGCATTTATCTGGCACAAAATCCAGGTAACGGACAGCGCGACATCATTGAAGCATTTTGTGAGCTTGTCGATATACATTTTAAATCCCAACAGCGTGTCGCTTGGTATGCCGATCATTTAAATCTGTCAAGTAACTACTTAAACACGTTGTGTCAAAATCAGCTCAAAACAACTGCATCAAACGTTATATTACAACGTAAACTACGCGAAGCGAAACAACAATTGCGGTTTTCGACCCAATCTATCCAATCTATTGGGTTTGACCTTGGTTATGAAACGTCTGCTGCATTTTCAACATTCTTTAGAAAGCAGACCGGGGATTCTCCAAGAGTCTATAGGAAACAATAG
- a CDS encoding helix-turn-helix transcriptional regulator, translating to MRKRNYEIELFSDFQRKKRVDGEIICFDVDKPLFRKELTGLDFFSILLIEQGTGVHKIDQLTYPIVDRQIHFLFPGQLHSWDIKGEKVKIQLIFVSAKMFKMLEGFLVYPVEYYKRNPVIHLDVSTFYKVRYEFDDIKREVTDSNGLQEIVLSRIRIVTMLILRKMLGEVDHPVFDKPDLFFNKLSLLIMTHWRENRSVAFYAEKVGLTANYINVLCKKHLNITAISFIAKTVLNEVIHEMKISRKKIKDIAEEMQFNDVASFSNYFKRHKGISPREFLLDEV from the coding sequence ATGAGAAAAAGGAATTACGAAATAGAATTATTTAGTGATTTTCAACGGAAAAAAAGAGTCGATGGAGAGATTATCTGTTTCGATGTTGACAAACCCTTGTTTCGGAAAGAGCTTACGGGATTGGATTTTTTTTCAATTTTACTGATCGAACAGGGTACTGGGGTTCACAAAATTGATCAGCTCACTTATCCCATTGTGGACCGGCAAATTCATTTTCTTTTCCCTGGGCAATTGCATAGTTGGGATATCAAAGGGGAGAAGGTCAAGATACAGCTGATTTTTGTGTCGGCTAAGATGTTTAAAATGCTGGAAGGTTTTCTCGTTTATCCCGTTGAATATTACAAGAGAAATCCAGTGATACATTTGGATGTCTCTACCTTCTACAAGGTGAGATATGAGTTTGACGACATAAAAAGAGAAGTTACTGACAGTAATGGTTTGCAGGAAATTGTCTTATCGCGGATCCGAATCGTGACCATGCTGATTCTCCGTAAAATGCTAGGCGAAGTAGACCATCCGGTCTTTGATAAACCGGATTTGTTTTTTAATAAACTTTCTCTGTTGATCATGACGCATTGGCGAGAAAATAGAAGCGTTGCCTTTTATGCCGAAAAAGTGGGATTGACAGCCAATTACATAAATGTACTCTGCAAAAAACATTTAAATATAACTGCCATTTCGTTTATTGCCAAAACAGTACTTAATGAAGTTATTCATGAAATGAAAATTTCGAGAAAAAAAATAAAGGATATTGCCGAAGAAATGCAGTTTAACGATGTGGCCAGTTTCTCCAATTACTTTAAGCGCCATAAGGGTATATCGCCACGTGAATTTCTTCTTGATGAAGTATAA
- a CDS encoding phosphoribosylpyrophosphate synthetase, which translates to MKSFETLVDAIADLRGRGYIQDFELLENGLSCIALQLLLGPEEFMVDEYYRFEGFSDPDDSSIIYAITSTAGIKGTLVDAYGTYAENLSSDMLEKMRFTYRS; encoded by the coding sequence ATGAAGAGCTTTGAAACATTAGTAGATGCTATTGCAGACCTTCGTGGCCGAGGGTACATTCAGGATTTTGAATTATTAGAAAATGGGTTGAGTTGTATTGCGTTACAGCTCCTGCTAGGTCCCGAGGAATTTATGGTGGATGAGTATTACCGATTTGAAGGTTTCTCTGATCCCGACGACAGTAGTATCATCTATGCCATTACATCCACAGCAGGCATAAAAGGAACCCTAGTAGACGCCTATGGGACATATGCTGAGAATCTGAGTAGCGATATGCTCGAAAAAATGAGGTTTACCTATCGGTCTTAA